In one window of Microbacterium natoriense DNA:
- the secG gene encoding preprotein translocase subunit SecG — translation MEILEFVLQVLLGITSVLLTLLILLHKGRGGGLSDMFGGGMSTAVGSSGLAERNLNRFTVILALIWFVSIVALGLITKFEVI, via the coding sequence GTGGAAATTCTCGAGTTCGTCCTGCAGGTGCTGCTGGGCATCACCAGCGTTCTGCTGACTCTCCTCATCCTGCTCCACAAGGGCCGCGGCGGCGGCCTGTCCGACATGTTCGGCGGTGGCATGTCCACCGCGGTCGGCTCGTCGGGCCTGGCGGAGCGCAACCTCAACCGCTTCACGGTGATCCTCGCCCTGATCTGGTTCGTGTCGATCGTCGCGCTCGGCCTCATCACGAAGTTCGAGGTGATCTGA